The Stenotrophomonas rhizophila genome has a window encoding:
- a CDS encoding NRDE family protein, whose protein sequence is MCLLALAWKVHPRWQLLMAGNRDEFHARPTAGLAAWPAPDLGVLAGRDLRSGGTWAGVGLDGRMAVVTNVRDPLARQTGPSRGALVADYLRGTGSAAAFADALAGNAPAFAPFNLLLADRDSCQFLGNHPLLRQTLAPGIHGMSNGPLDAPWPKTLALNAALQDWVDAGREDLAPLWAALADENRAADARLPDTGIGLERERWLSAAFIRSPEYGTRASTVIALDAQGQGFIRERRFDPSGACVGETALTVGPPGPLPRPAAG, encoded by the coding sequence ATGTGTCTGCTTGCCTTGGCCTGGAAGGTCCACCCCCGCTGGCAGTTGCTGATGGCCGGCAACCGCGATGAATTCCATGCACGCCCCACCGCCGGGTTGGCGGCGTGGCCCGCACCGGACCTGGGCGTGCTGGCCGGGCGAGACCTGCGTTCGGGCGGCACCTGGGCCGGCGTTGGCCTGGATGGCCGGATGGCGGTGGTGACCAACGTGCGCGACCCGCTGGCCCGGCAGACCGGCCCGTCTCGCGGTGCACTGGTGGCCGACTACCTGCGCGGTACCGGGTCTGCGGCCGCCTTTGCCGACGCGCTGGCCGGCAACGCCCCGGCCTTTGCTCCGTTCAACCTGCTGCTGGCCGATCGGGACAGCTGCCAGTTCCTGGGCAACCACCCGCTGCTGCGGCAGACCCTGGCGCCGGGTATCCACGGCATGTCCAACGGCCCGCTGGACGCGCCATGGCCCAAGACCCTGGCCTTGAATGCCGCCCTGCAGGACTGGGTGGACGCCGGCCGCGAGGACCTGGCGCCGCTGTGGGCGGCACTGGCCGACGAGAACCGCGCTGCCGACGCCCGCCTGCCCGACACCGGCATTGGCCTGGAGCGGGAGCGCTGGCTGTCGGCCGCCTTCATCCGCAGCCCGGAGTACGGCACCCGGGCCAGCACCGTGATCGCACTGGATGCGCAGGGCCAGGGCTTCATCCGCGAGCGTCGGTTCGACCCGTCGGGCGCGTGCGTGGGGGAAACCGCGCTCACGGTCGGCCCGCCCGGGCCGCTGCCCCGCCCCGCTGCAGGGTGA
- the ftsL gene encoding cell division protein FtsL, translating to MSRLLLVVLLACTIASAIGVVFMRHRHRQTFVELSRVERARDELNIEFGRLQLEQATLAEATRVDRVARERLGMKFPEAADVVVVRP from the coding sequence ATGAGCCGCCTGCTGCTGGTCGTGCTGCTGGCCTGCACAATCGCCTCGGCGATCGGGGTGGTGTTCATGCGCCACCGCCACCGGCAGACCTTCGTGGAGCTGTCGCGCGTGGAGCGCGCCCGCGACGAACTGAACATTGAATTCGGCCGCCTGCAGCTGGAACAGGCCACCCTGGCCGAAGCCACCCGGGTTGACCGCGTGGCCCGCGAGCGGCTGGGCATGAAGTTCCCCGAAGCGGCCGATGTCGTGGTGGTACGGCCATGA
- a CDS encoding UDP-N-acetylmuramoyl-L-alanyl-D-glutamate--2,6-diaminopimelate ligase, translated as MSQMMLLSQLLPDVVLSHDPSITGLVLDSRAVRPGNAFVAIAGFGAHGLGFVDQARAAGAAAILFEPPAPAELPAPADAIAVPGLRTRMGAMADQFHGQPSRAMTMVGVTGTNGKTSTVQLLAQAWHLLGTASGSIGTLGVGLYGDVVPTGFTTPLVLQMHEVLAQLRDQGARAVAMEVSSHALDQGRVDAVHYDVAVFTNLTRDHLDYHGDMAQYGAAKAKLFHRAGLKAAVVNLDDSFGSEMLRTVDAGVARIGVSSRGAQQATLRADSLKLDGRGIAFDLVVDGARHPVQSPLLGRFNVDNLLAVAGVLHALGHAPEAIAALVSQLQPIAGRMNRLGGERGLPTVVVDYAHTPDALEQALQSLQGHLQGRLFCVFGCGGERDAGKRPQMAAIAERLAQQVIVTDDNPRGEDGDAIVADILAGFTAPDAVTVQRNRARAIGLAVKLAGPGDIVLLAGKGHEPYQEVRGVKHDFDDTLVAAAALSAKEAIL; from the coding sequence ATGAGCCAGATGATGTTGCTTTCGCAGTTGCTTCCCGATGTGGTGCTGAGCCACGACCCCTCCATCACCGGCCTGGTGCTGGACAGCCGCGCGGTGCGCCCCGGTAATGCCTTTGTCGCGATCGCCGGCTTCGGCGCGCACGGGCTGGGCTTTGTCGACCAGGCCCGCGCCGCCGGTGCGGCCGCGATCCTGTTCGAACCGCCGGCCCCGGCGGAGCTGCCGGCACCGGCCGATGCCATTGCCGTGCCGGGCCTGCGCACGCGCATGGGCGCCATGGCCGACCAGTTCCATGGCCAGCCCTCGCGCGCGATGACCATGGTCGGCGTGACCGGCACCAACGGAAAAACCTCCACCGTGCAGCTGCTGGCCCAGGCCTGGCACCTGCTCGGCACCGCCAGTGGCAGCATCGGCACCTTGGGCGTGGGTCTGTACGGCGATGTGGTGCCGACCGGCTTCACCACGCCGCTGGTGCTGCAGATGCATGAAGTGCTGGCGCAGCTGCGTGACCAGGGCGCCAGGGCGGTGGCCATGGAAGTGAGCTCGCATGCGCTCGACCAGGGCCGCGTGGATGCCGTGCACTACGACGTGGCGGTGTTCACCAACCTCACCCGCGACCATCTCGATTACCACGGCGACATGGCGCAGTACGGCGCGGCCAAGGCCAAGCTGTTCCACCGTGCCGGCCTGAAGGCCGCGGTGGTGAACCTGGATGACAGCTTCGGCAGCGAAATGCTGCGCACGGTCGATGCCGGCGTCGCCCGGATCGGGGTCAGCTCGCGCGGTGCGCAGCAGGCCACGCTGCGCGCCGACTCGCTCAAGCTCGATGGCCGTGGCATCGCCTTCGACCTGGTGGTCGACGGTGCACGCCACCCGGTGCAGTCGCCGCTGCTGGGCCGCTTCAACGTGGACAACCTGCTGGCCGTGGCCGGTGTGCTGCATGCGCTGGGCCATGCCCCCGAGGCGATCGCCGCGCTGGTGTCGCAGCTGCAGCCGATCGCCGGGCGCATGAACCGCCTCGGCGGCGAACGCGGCCTGCCGACCGTGGTGGTCGATTACGCGCATACCCCCGATGCATTGGAGCAGGCCCTGCAGAGCCTGCAGGGCCACCTGCAGGGCAGGCTGTTCTGCGTGTTCGGCTGCGGCGGCGAACGCGACGCGGGCAAGCGCCCGCAGATGGCGGCCATCGCCGAACGCCTGGCCCAGCAGGTGATCGTCACCGACGACAACCCGCGCGGCGAGGATGGTGACGCCATCGTCGCCGACATCCTGGCTGGTTTCACTGCCCCCGACGCGGTCACCGTGCAGCGCAACCGCGCGCGCGCGATCGGCCTGGCGGTGAAGCTGGCCGGCCCTGGCGACATCGTGCTGCTGGCCGGCAAGGGCCATGAGCCCTATCAGGAAGTGCGCGGGGTCAAGCACGACTTCGACGACACCCTGGTGGCCGCTGCCGCGCTCAGCGCCAAGGAGGCCATCCTGTGA
- the mraY gene encoding phospho-N-acetylmuramoyl-pentapeptide-transferase → MLLELARWLQQLESLFGLFGYLTLRGILAALTALFLSLWLGPAMIRKLAQFKGGQPIRTDGPQTHFSKAGTPTMGGSLILLTITLSVLLWADLRNRYVWVVLAVMLCFGAIGWYDDWIKIVRRDPNGLKSRWKYLLQSIFGLAAGLFLFYTADVPAALTFYIPMFKSVALPLAGISFVAIAYFWIVGFSNAVNLTDGLDGLAIMPTVLVACALGVFAYASGNVVFSNYLQIPQIPGAGELVIICAAIAGAGLGFLWFNTYPAMVFMGDIGALALGAVLGTIAVITRQELVLVIMGGVFVIETLSVMIQVASFKLTGKRVFRMAPIHHHFELKGWPEPRVIVRFWIISVVLVLIGLATLKVR, encoded by the coding sequence ATGTTGCTTGAACTGGCCCGATGGTTGCAGCAGTTGGAGAGCCTGTTCGGGCTGTTCGGCTACCTGACTCTGCGAGGCATCCTGGCCGCGCTTACCGCGCTGTTCCTGTCGCTGTGGCTGGGCCCGGCGATGATCCGCAAGCTGGCCCAGTTCAAGGGCGGCCAGCCGATCCGTACCGACGGCCCGCAGACCCACTTCTCCAAGGCCGGCACGCCGACCATGGGCGGTTCGCTGATCCTGCTCACCATCACCCTGTCGGTGCTGCTGTGGGCGGACCTGCGCAACCGATATGTGTGGGTGGTGCTGGCGGTGATGCTGTGCTTCGGCGCCATCGGCTGGTACGACGACTGGATCAAGATCGTGCGCCGCGACCCGAACGGCCTGAAGTCGCGCTGGAAGTACCTGCTGCAGTCGATCTTCGGCCTGGCCGCCGGCCTGTTCCTGTTCTACACCGCCGACGTGCCGGCCGCGCTGACCTTCTACATCCCGATGTTCAAGTCGGTGGCGCTGCCGCTGGCGGGCATCAGCTTCGTGGCCATTGCCTACTTCTGGATCGTCGGCTTCTCCAACGCGGTCAACCTGACCGACGGCCTGGATGGGTTGGCGATCATGCCCACGGTGCTGGTGGCCTGCGCGCTGGGCGTGTTCGCCTATGCCTCGGGCAACGTGGTGTTCTCCAACTACCTGCAGATCCCGCAGATCCCCGGGGCGGGCGAACTGGTGATCATCTGCGCGGCGATCGCCGGCGCGGGCCTGGGCTTCCTGTGGTTCAACACCTACCCGGCCATGGTGTTCATGGGCGACATCGGCGCGCTGGCGCTGGGCGCGGTGCTGGGTACCATCGCGGTGATCACCCGCCAGGAACTGGTGCTGGTGATCATGGGCGGCGTGTTCGTGATTGAAACGCTGTCGGTGATGATCCAGGTCGCCTCGTTCAAGCTGACCGGCAAGCGCGTGTTCCGCATGGCGCCGATCCACCACCACTTCGAACTCAAGGGCTGGCCGGAGCCGCGCGTGATCGTGCGCTTCTGGATCATCTCGGTGGTGCTGGTGCTGATCGGCCTGGCCACGTTGAAGGTCCGCTGA
- a CDS encoding UDP-N-acetylmuramoyl-tripeptide--D-alanyl-D-alanine ligase, with translation MKRTPLSLIAHWAGGDIHGDDTAIDAISNDTRTLAPGSLYVALRGERFDGHDFAADAVARGASAMLVERLLDVAVPQIVVGDSEHALGRIATGMQRDRAARVFAITGSNGKTSVKSLLLAILQQVAREQRAVVYANPGNRNNEIGLPLAVIDAPEDADYAIYEMGAGKPGDIAYLTDIARPQYALVNNIAPAHLERMGSLQGVASTKGAIYAALPADGVAVINADDAFGIWFEQHIVGQPPRSRVLRYGLDHSADVTAQDIRATADGSRFLLVSPAGSVDIALALPGRHNVSNALAAASLALAAGIGLASIAAGLARAEPVPGRQIAHRLPNGAVLIDDSYNANPGSLAAAIDALAASKDEAWLVLGDMRELGPDGEALHAQAGRRARDAGLKRLYTLGTLSAAASQAFGDGGRHFQSHDALAAALADELHAGVRCLVKGSRGSAMDKIVKALLARGEETPHVA, from the coding sequence GTGAAGCGCACGCCGCTCTCGCTGATCGCCCATTGGGCCGGGGGTGACATCCATGGCGATGACACCGCCATCGACGCCATCAGCAACGACACCCGCACGTTGGCGCCGGGCAGCCTGTACGTGGCACTGCGTGGCGAGCGCTTCGACGGCCATGATTTCGCTGCCGACGCGGTCGCCCGTGGCGCCAGCGCGATGCTGGTCGAACGCCTGCTCGACGTGGCCGTGCCGCAGATCGTGGTCGGCGACAGCGAGCATGCGCTTGGCCGGATCGCGACCGGCATGCAGCGCGACCGCGCCGCACGCGTGTTCGCCATCACCGGCAGCAACGGCAAGACCAGCGTCAAGAGCCTGCTGCTGGCGATCCTGCAGCAGGTCGCGCGCGAGCAGCGCGCGGTGGTGTATGCCAACCCCGGCAACCGCAACAACGAGATCGGCCTGCCGCTGGCGGTGATCGATGCGCCGGAAGATGCCGATTACGCCATCTACGAGATGGGCGCCGGCAAGCCGGGTGACATCGCCTACCTCACCGACATCGCGCGCCCGCAGTACGCGCTGGTCAACAACATCGCCCCGGCCCACCTGGAGCGGATGGGCAGCCTGCAGGGCGTGGCCAGCACCAAGGGCGCCATCTACGCCGCACTGCCGGCCGATGGCGTAGCGGTGATCAATGCCGATGACGCCTTCGGCATCTGGTTTGAACAGCACATCGTCGGCCAGCCGCCGCGCAGCCGCGTGCTGCGTTATGGCCTGGACCACAGCGCCGACGTGACCGCGCAGGACATCCGCGCCACCGCAGACGGCAGCCGGTTCCTGCTGGTCAGCCCGGCCGGCAGCGTGGATATCGCCTTGGCGCTGCCGGGCCGCCACAACGTCAGCAACGCCCTGGCCGCCGCATCGCTGGCGCTGGCGGCGGGCATCGGCCTGGCTTCGATTGCTGCCGGCCTGGCCCGTGCCGAACCGGTACCGGGCCGCCAGATCGCGCACCGGCTGCCCAATGGCGCCGTGCTGATCGATGACAGCTACAACGCCAACCCCGGTTCGCTGGCCGCTGCCATCGATGCGCTCGCCGCGTCGAAGGACGAGGCCTGGCTGGTGCTGGGTGACATGCGCGAACTCGGCCCGGATGGCGAGGCACTGCATGCGCAGGCCGGGCGCCGTGCCCGCGACGCCGGCCTGAAGCGGCTGTACACGCTGGGCACGCTGAGCGCGGCGGCATCGCAGGCGTTCGGCGACGGTGGCCGTCATTTCCAGAGCCACGACGCGCTGGCTGCCGCGCTGGCCGACGAACTGCATGCTGGCGTGCGCTGCCTGGTCAAGGGCTCGCGCGGCAGCGCCATGGACAAGATTGTAAAAGCGCTGCTGGCGCGAGGAGAGGAAACCCCCCATGTTGCTTGA
- a CDS encoding division/cell wall cluster transcriptional repressor MraZ — translation MAVPTAHRDLVARVSNNRLVLTYNPFESGCLWLYAEQEWERVRDDVMSKPNTQRVVRLLQQKLVGSAAHLELDGNGRISIPASHRNAVGIEKKAVLLGMGDKFELWSEQAHRALIQQTLSDEDLGDGLLDLKL, via the coding sequence ATGGCGGTTCCCACCGCGCATCGCGACCTCGTCGCGCGTGTGAGCAACAACCGCCTGGTCCTGACCTACAACCCTTTCGAGTCCGGCTGCCTGTGGCTGTATGCCGAGCAGGAGTGGGAACGGGTCCGCGACGACGTCATGTCCAAGCCCAACACACAGCGCGTCGTGCGCCTGCTGCAACAGAAGCTGGTCGGTTCGGCCGCGCATCTGGAGCTGGATGGCAACGGCCGCATCAGTATCCCGGCAAGCCACCGCAACGCTGTTGGCATTGAAAAGAAGGCGGTGTTGCTCGGCATGGGCGACAAATTCGAATTGTGGAGCGAGCAGGCTCATCGCGCACTGATCCAGCAGACGTTGTCTGACGAGGATCTGGGCGATGGGTTGCTCGACCTGAAGTTGTGA
- a CDS encoding peptidoglycan D,D-transpeptidase FtsI family protein — MNKTGRNRTRNAFNLRQRLKWVGLALGLCSVSLVGRAAYVQIINSDFYQRQGEARYLRELPINTSRGMITDRNGEPVAVSTPVASIWVNPQELMRSPDRIPELATALGMPLDELTSKLSQKADKEFMYLRRRINPDDAEKVVALKIPGVASQREFRRFYPQGEAMAHVLGFTNIDDRGQEGLELAFDEWLRGKAGAKRVIRNRKGETVESDLLRAAEPGKDLTLSIDRRIQFLAFKELRNALIENKAAGGSMVIMDVATGEVLAMVNLPTYNPNAVGGAAPDTRRNRAVTDLVEPGSTMKPLTIASALQSGVVTKDTTVDTNPGYMAIGRYTIKDVPRNNGVLNVTGVITRSSNIGAAKIAAKMPDQVFYDHVHSFGYGSAPHSGFPGESAGVLPRPARWSGSSKTTMSYGYGLNVTPLQIATAYSALGNGGKLIAPTFVKGQRNEGKQIIDENIAKEVVAMMETVVTQGGAKQAAVLGYHVAGKTGTARKAGPGGYERGHYNALFAGVVPASNPRFATVIVINDPQAGKYYGGLVSAPVFHNVMEGALRLMDVPPDDIDSWLAAQQSGKMGHAASSLPTPPPAEAVVAPDAAAEFDAALPSAHATLPPAQGGTQ; from the coding sequence ATGAACAAGACCGGCCGCAACCGCACCCGCAACGCCTTCAACCTGCGCCAGCGCCTGAAGTGGGTCGGCCTGGCGCTGGGCCTGTGCTCGGTGTCGCTGGTCGGCCGCGCCGCCTACGTGCAGATCATCAACAGCGATTTCTACCAGCGCCAGGGCGAAGCCCGCTACCTGCGCGAGCTGCCAATCAACACCTCGCGCGGCATGATCACCGACCGCAACGGCGAACCGGTGGCGGTGTCCACCCCGGTTGCCTCGATCTGGGTCAACCCGCAGGAGCTGATGCGCTCGCCCGACCGCATTCCGGAACTGGCCACCGCGCTGGGCATGCCGCTGGACGAGCTGACCTCGAAGCTGAGCCAGAAGGCGGACAAGGAATTCATGTACCTGCGCCGCCGGATCAATCCCGACGACGCCGAGAAGGTGGTTGCCCTGAAGATCCCGGGCGTGGCCTCGCAGCGCGAGTTCCGCCGCTTCTACCCGCAGGGTGAAGCGATGGCGCACGTGCTCGGCTTCACCAACATCGACGACCGCGGCCAGGAAGGGCTGGAGCTGGCCTTCGACGAATGGCTGCGCGGCAAGGCCGGCGCCAAGCGGGTGATCCGCAACCGCAAGGGCGAGACCGTCGAAAGCGACCTGCTGCGCGCCGCCGAACCGGGCAAGGACCTGACCCTGAGCATCGACCGTCGCATCCAGTTCCTGGCGTTCAAGGAACTGCGCAACGCGCTGATCGAGAACAAGGCCGCGGGCGGTTCGATGGTGATCATGGACGTGGCCACCGGCGAAGTGCTGGCCATGGTCAACCTGCCGACCTACAACCCCAATGCGGTGGGCGGCGCGGCGCCGGACACCCGCCGCAACCGCGCCGTGACCGACCTGGTCGAGCCGGGTTCGACCATGAAGCCGCTGACCATCGCCTCGGCGCTGCAGTCCGGCGTGGTCACCAAGGACACCACGGTCGATACCAACCCGGGCTACATGGCGATCGGCCGCTACACCATCAAGGACGTGCCGCGGAACAACGGCGTGCTCAACGTCACCGGCGTGATCACCCGCAGCTCGAACATCGGCGCGGCCAAGATCGCGGCCAAGATGCCCGACCAGGTGTTCTACGACCACGTCCACAGCTTCGGCTATGGCAGTGCCCCGCACAGCGGTTTCCCCGGCGAATCGGCCGGCGTGCTGCCGCGCCCGGCGCGCTGGAGCGGGTCGTCAAAGACCACCATGTCCTACGGCTATGGCCTGAATGTCACCCCGCTGCAGATCGCCACGGCGTACTCGGCGCTGGGCAACGGCGGCAAGCTGATCGCGCCGACCTTCGTCAAGGGCCAGCGCAACGAAGGCAAGCAGATCATCGACGAGAACATCGCCAAAGAGGTCGTGGCGATGATGGAAACGGTGGTCACCCAGGGCGGCGCCAAGCAGGCGGCGGTGCTGGGTTACCACGTGGCCGGCAAAACCGGTACCGCGCGCAAGGCTGGCCCTGGCGGCTACGAGCGTGGCCACTACAACGCGCTGTTCGCCGGCGTGGTGCCGGCCAGCAACCCGCGCTTTGCCACGGTGATCGTCATCAACGACCCGCAGGCCGGCAAGTACTACGGCGGCCTGGTGTCCGCCCCGGTGTTCCACAACGTCATGGAAGGCGCGCTGCGCCTGATGGACGTGCCGCCGGACGACATCGATTCCTGGCTGGCGGCCCAGCAGTCCGGAAAGATGGGCCACGCCGCCTCCTCGCTGCCGACCCCGCCGCCGGCCGAGGCGGTCGTTGCCCCGGACGCCGCCGCCGAATTCGATGCCGCGCTGCCCAGCGCGCACGCCACGTTGCCGCCCGCGCAGGGAGGCACGCAATGA
- the ftsW gene encoding putative lipid II flippase FtsW, producing the protein MNDLSRQATRLEAIGGHFDKWLLGAIITLTGLGVVMVASSSIALMSSPFYYLNRHLIFLAVGIVLAGLAMRTELKSIEQYNQMLLLGCFALLVVVFIPGLGSSVNGARRWINLGFSKFQTVEAVKVLYIVWLSSYLVRFRDEVNATWPAMLKPLGVAGALVVLLLLQPDFGSSTLLLAITAGMLVLGGVNLPRMSMPIVFGLVAMSALAIIEPYRMRRITSFWDPWADQQGDGYQLSNALMAVGRGEWTGVGLGNSVQKLYYLPEAHTDFIFSVTAEELGFVGTCLIVALYALLAGRAFWIGMRCVEMKRHFSGYIAFGIGLWVSMQSFVSIGVNLGILPTKGLTLPLISSGGSSILMTCVAMGLLLRVSYELDRAERRQAVRMGAAELDDAAPVDAPARASAVAAAMQESNARASAQRDSAPRGTSRMQQRIEPTLGRMG; encoded by the coding sequence ATGAACGACCTGTCGCGCCAGGCAACCCGCCTTGAAGCCATCGGAGGCCACTTCGACAAGTGGCTGCTGGGCGCGATCATCACGCTCACCGGGCTGGGCGTGGTGATGGTCGCGTCGAGCTCGATCGCCCTGATGAGCAGCCCGTTCTACTACCTCAACCGCCATCTGATCTTCCTGGCGGTGGGCATCGTGCTGGCCGGGCTGGCCATGCGCACCGAGCTCAAGAGCATCGAGCAGTACAACCAGATGCTGCTGCTGGGCTGCTTCGCGCTGCTGGTGGTGGTGTTCATTCCCGGCCTGGGCAGCAGCGTCAACGGCGCCCGGCGCTGGATCAACCTCGGTTTCTCCAAGTTCCAGACCGTCGAAGCAGTGAAGGTGCTCTACATCGTGTGGCTGTCCAGCTACCTGGTGCGCTTCCGTGACGAGGTCAACGCGACCTGGCCGGCGATGCTCAAGCCGCTGGGCGTGGCCGGCGCGCTGGTGGTGCTGCTGCTGCTGCAGCCCGACTTCGGTTCCTCCACCCTGCTGCTGGCGATCACCGCCGGCATGCTGGTGCTGGGCGGGGTGAACCTGCCGCGCATGTCGATGCCGATCGTGTTCGGCCTGGTGGCGATGAGCGCGCTGGCGATCATCGAACCGTACCGCATGCGCCGCATCACCTCGTTCTGGGACCCGTGGGCCGACCAGCAGGGCGACGGCTACCAGCTGTCCAACGCGCTGATGGCGGTGGGCCGTGGCGAGTGGACCGGCGTGGGCCTGGGCAATTCGGTGCAGAAGCTGTACTACCTGCCGGAAGCACACACCGACTTCATCTTTTCGGTCACCGCCGAAGAACTGGGTTTCGTCGGCACCTGCCTGATCGTGGCGCTGTACGCGCTGCTGGCCGGCCGCGCGTTCTGGATCGGCATGCGCTGCGTGGAAATGAAGCGCCACTTCTCCGGCTACATCGCCTTCGGCATCGGCCTGTGGGTGAGCATGCAGAGTTTCGTCTCGATCGGCGTGAACCTGGGCATCCTGCCGACCAAGGGCCTGACCCTGCCGCTGATTTCGTCTGGCGGTTCGAGCATCCTGATGACCTGCGTGGCGATGGGCCTGCTGCTGCGCGTGTCCTACGAACTGGACCGTGCCGAGCGCCGCCAGGCCGTGCGCATGGGCGCGGCGGAACTGGATGATGCCGCGCCGGTCGATGCGCCGGCCCGTGCCAGCGCCGTGGCCGCTGCCATGCAGGAAAGCAACGCACGTGCCTCCGCGCAGCGCGACAGCGCCCCGCGTGGGACCAGCCGCATGCAGCAGCGGATCGAGCCGACCCTGGGGAGGATGGGATGA
- a CDS encoding DM13 domain-containing protein, which yields MNRRLSLFLATHVLTLAAGFGSGVYLLPILTAPDGPSASSVAEAMANSTHEARFRRDLKGSDAVHWADGKVSVSHSQIAFDGRMAPGPDYKVYLSREYVDTRGDFLRIKQDATLIGDVKTFNRFLLEVPDHVDIDDYTTVVVWCEAFSQFISAAQYRMGPQA from the coding sequence ATGAATCGACGACTTAGCCTTTTCCTGGCCACCCACGTGCTGACCCTGGCAGCAGGCTTCGGCAGCGGGGTATACCTGTTGCCCATCCTTACCGCACCGGATGGGCCCAGCGCGTCCAGCGTTGCCGAGGCGATGGCCAACAGCACCCATGAAGCCCGCTTCCGCCGCGACCTCAAGGGCAGTGACGCGGTGCATTGGGCCGACGGCAAGGTCAGCGTGAGCCACAGCCAGATCGCCTTCGATGGCCGCATGGCCCCCGGCCCGGATTACAAGGTGTACCTGTCGCGCGAATACGTCGACACCCGCGGCGATTTCCTGCGGATCAAGCAGGACGCCACGCTGATCGGTGACGTAAAGACCTTCAACCGCTTCCTGCTGGAGGTGCCCGACCACGTCGACATCGACGACTACACCACCGTGGTGGTGTGGTGCGAAGCGTTCAGCCAGTTCATCTCGGCGGCCCAGTATCGAATGGGCCCGCAAGCCTGA
- the rsmH gene encoding 16S rRNA (cytosine(1402)-N(4))-methyltransferase RsmH, with amino-acid sequence MRGGAQAGHLPVSQSPAGHLPVLYTQVLDGLRVIENGTYLDGTFGRGGHARGVLEQLGPGGRLLVMDKDPEAIAVAERDFAPDPRVSIFRGSFADLLHWNATADGLDGVLFDLGVSSPQLDVAERGFSFGKDGPLDMRMDPDSGESAAQWLNRVEERELMDVLWTYGEERQGRRIARAIIARRDKQPFTRTGELAELIASVMPRGKDKIHPATRSFQAIRIHINRELADLEAGLDAAMARLKPGGRLAVISFHSLEDRIVKQFMNRHAKAPPTNRRLPELAAFVPTLDLIGGAIKAEDDELAVNPRSRSAVLRVAEKRGVV; translated from the coding sequence GTGCGCGGAGGCGCGCAGGCCGGTCACCTTCCGGTGTCGCAGTCGCCGGCGGGCCATCTGCCGGTGCTGTACACGCAGGTCCTGGACGGCCTGAGGGTGATCGAAAACGGAACGTATCTCGATGGCACGTTTGGTCGTGGCGGTCACGCCCGCGGCGTGCTCGAGCAACTCGGTCCTGGAGGCCGGCTGCTGGTCATGGACAAGGATCCGGAGGCAATCGCGGTAGCCGAGCGTGATTTCGCGCCGGACCCGCGCGTCTCGATCTTCCGTGGCAGTTTCGCCGACCTGCTGCACTGGAACGCAACCGCCGACGGCCTGGACGGGGTGCTGTTCGACCTCGGCGTGTCCTCGCCGCAGCTGGACGTGGCCGAGCGCGGTTTCAGCTTCGGCAAGGACGGCCCGCTGGACATGCGCATGGACCCGGACAGTGGCGAAAGCGCGGCGCAGTGGCTCAACCGTGTCGAAGAACGCGAGCTGATGGATGTGCTGTGGACCTATGGCGAAGAACGCCAGGGGCGCCGCATCGCCCGGGCGATCATCGCCCGCCGCGACAAGCAGCCGTTCACCCGCACCGGCGAGCTGGCCGAACTGATTGCTTCGGTGATGCCGCGTGGCAAAGACAAGATCCACCCGGCCACGCGCAGCTTCCAGGCCATCCGCATCCACATCAACCGCGAACTGGCCGATCTTGAAGCTGGCCTGGACGCGGCGATGGCGCGCCTCAAGCCGGGTGGCCGGCTGGCGGTGATCAGCTTCCATTCGCTGGAAGACCGCATCGTCAAACAGTTCATGAACCGCCACGCCAAGGCCCCGCCGACCAATCGCCGGTTGCCCGAGCTGGCGGCGTTCGTGCCGACGCTGGACCTGATCGGCGGCGCCATCAAGGCGGAGGACGACGAGCTGGCGGTCAACCCGCGCTCGCGCAGCGCCGTGCTGCGCGTGGCCGAAAAGCGCGGGGTGGTGTGA